Proteins from a genomic interval of Cyanobium sp. AMD-g:
- a CDS encoding carbohydrate porin, translated as MATLSATIPTPIRAQGVALDGTLPPGLEGSPAVAEADAGGAPSEAGTAEQATPTPVAAPKEEPSFWNRSTFSGDWWGARSDLAKSGVNLRLWATGFYQGQWSGDVGSFTSEDGRGTKFLTGGRLDALIDLDTTKLGLWRGGGFHVHLEMEGGRVPGFRGGALWPVNAGAILPLGSPERLEATSLYYSQRWGGTSLLLGKINAIDLLANDPFFGGWGIDRFMNLAFVAPPSGVVPPVIMGGLLAQKIGEVSLSAMVFDPSDQTTNYWLDGLFRDGVNVSLSAQWNGRAWGRASNFGLTYTFSSKDSVDLRSVLLPSDLKINAPTYPDNLSLQFGHMIFPSRVRPGKGIGVYGKVAATRGNPNPIGWSFVGGITGEGMFANRPYDGFGIGIYYYNWSNALEQTLDPQLPLDNEKGLEIYYNFALTPWFILTADLQVIDPGKANFATEAVAALRAKFSF; from the coding sequence GTGGCGACACTCTCCGCCACGATCCCCACGCCGATCAGGGCACAGGGCGTGGCTCTTGATGGGACCTTGCCCCCGGGCCTCGAGGGTTCACCTGCCGTTGCCGAAGCCGACGCCGGCGGAGCACCTTCTGAAGCTGGGACCGCTGAGCAGGCAACCCCCACGCCCGTAGCAGCCCCCAAAGAGGAGCCAAGCTTCTGGAATCGCTCCACCTTCTCGGGCGACTGGTGGGGCGCCCGCAGCGATCTCGCGAAAAGTGGTGTGAACCTGCGGCTCTGGGCCACCGGCTTCTACCAGGGACAGTGGTCAGGGGATGTGGGGTCATTCACCTCGGAGGATGGTCGCGGGACCAAGTTCCTCACGGGCGGCCGCCTCGATGCCCTGATCGATCTCGACACCACGAAGCTGGGGCTGTGGCGTGGTGGCGGATTCCATGTGCACCTGGAGATGGAGGGCGGCCGGGTTCCCGGTTTCCGGGGCGGAGCCCTGTGGCCAGTGAATGCTGGTGCCATCCTGCCGCTCGGCAGCCCTGAGCGACTGGAGGCCACGTCGTTGTATTACAGCCAGCGCTGGGGCGGTACCAGCCTGCTACTGGGGAAGATCAATGCGATCGACCTGCTCGCCAACGATCCGTTCTTCGGCGGCTGGGGAATCGATCGTTTCATGAATCTGGCCTTCGTGGCACCGCCCAGCGGAGTGGTACCACCGGTGATCATGGGTGGCCTGCTTGCCCAGAAGATCGGCGAGGTGAGCCTCTCGGCCATGGTGTTCGATCCTTCTGACCAGACCACCAACTATTGGCTGGATGGTCTGTTCAGAGATGGTGTGAATGTGTCGCTCTCAGCCCAATGGAATGGTCGGGCCTGGGGTCGCGCTTCAAACTTTGGATTGACCTACACCTTCAGCAGCAAGGATTCAGTCGATCTACGCAGCGTCTTGCTACCCTCTGATCTAAAAATCAATGCCCCCACCTATCCCGATAATCTGAGTCTTCAGTTTGGTCATATGATCTTCCCAAGCAGAGTGAGGCCTGGAAAAGGAATTGGCGTTTACGGCAAGGTCGCAGCCACACGAGGCAATCCCAATCCGATCGGCTGGTCGTTCGTCGGGGGAATCACCGGCGAGGGGATGTTCGCTAACCGTCCCTATGACGGCTTCGGGATCGGCATCTATTACTACAATTGGAGCAACGCGCTAGAACAAACTCTTGATCCTCAGCTCCCCCTCGACAACGAAAAGGGGCTTGAGATCTACTACAACTTCGCCCTCACCCCCTGGTTCATCCTGACAGCCGACCTGCAGGTGATCGATCCAGGCAAGGCCAATTTCGCCACGGAAGCCGTGGCGGCTCTCCGGGCAAAGTTCAGCTTCTAA
- a CDS encoding mechanosensitive ion channel family protein, producing MRARSWWHRAARPWWLGALALLLSVGLWWLPPAGAGAATAADGNGARGPGTGPADQGGAVAAGSFELAKVRILGVPALTVASPVVGHQDNAPDARRRAEVIEGNLRLLYDPEHLCSESEQIAEWILVRLLGGSGEACEPSPLQRVTGSAPDRLVVERRQLPGGDVVLEARVPERSEPLPLLTVTRADASLNGTSALDLGERWQRRLQSRLRHARQVMQPADLRRRWQITLTVQLALALLTTATLWLWRRNRQRCAGLVSRRSPTPDRALEQRLQLHQVVGLVLLLLVLLQLMVMLALGVMAVPGKVPLGLQLLLQPVHSLLKVLMVGLGALLARALATFLLHQWADGARVPVEEQARREQRHRSLLRVSHRLIDLACILVAAGWILIDIPGIRAASSSLLLAGGAVLGGLALVFQGLLRDFVAGLAVLIEDRYAIGDWVEIDGLEGDVVDVGVLSTQLHCFDHRVAVVQNSAFDRVVNHTKLRSGEEVKLLISHRCTSIGQALAVVAEELALFHADPTWGPRLLAPPLLRGVSATGPLGITVSVLLTTVTGEQWACARELQGRLVARFQREGIPLADGLELVGRG from the coding sequence GTGAGGGCTCGCTCCTGGTGGCATCGTGCGGCGCGCCCCTGGTGGCTGGGAGCCCTCGCTCTCCTGCTCAGCGTCGGCCTCTGGTGGCTGCCGCCGGCTGGGGCGGGTGCGGCCACCGCAGCCGATGGCAACGGGGCCCGTGGGCCCGGGACAGGCCCCGCCGACCAGGGCGGCGCGGTGGCCGCCGGCAGTTTCGAGCTGGCCAAGGTGCGGATCCTCGGCGTTCCCGCCCTCACCGTGGCCTCTCCGGTGGTGGGCCATCAGGACAATGCCCCCGACGCCCGGCGCCGCGCCGAGGTGATCGAAGGCAACCTGCGGCTCCTCTACGACCCCGAGCACCTCTGCAGCGAGAGCGAACAGATCGCCGAGTGGATCCTGGTGCGGCTGCTGGGGGGGAGTGGGGAGGCCTGTGAGCCGTCGCCGCTCCAGCGGGTGACGGGAAGCGCCCCGGACCGACTGGTGGTGGAGCGCCGGCAGCTGCCGGGGGGAGATGTGGTGCTGGAGGCCAGGGTGCCGGAACGCTCCGAACCCCTGCCGCTGCTCACGGTCACCCGGGCCGATGCCAGCCTCAACGGCACCAGCGCCCTGGACCTGGGGGAACGCTGGCAGCGGCGGCTGCAGAGCCGCCTGCGCCATGCCCGCCAGGTGATGCAGCCGGCCGATCTGCGCCGCCGCTGGCAGATCACCCTCACGGTGCAGCTGGCTCTGGCCCTGCTCACCACAGCCACCCTCTGGCTGTGGCGCAGGAACCGGCAGCGCTGCGCCGGACTCGTCAGCCGCCGCAGCCCCACCCCTGATCGGGCCCTGGAGCAACGCCTTCAGCTTCATCAGGTCGTCGGGCTGGTGCTGCTGCTGCTGGTGCTGCTGCAGCTGATGGTCATGCTGGCCCTGGGGGTGATGGCGGTCCCGGGCAAGGTGCCCCTGGGTCTGCAACTGCTGCTCCAGCCGGTTCATTCCCTCCTCAAGGTGCTGATGGTGGGGCTGGGCGCCCTGCTGGCCCGCGCCCTGGCCACCTTTCTGCTGCACCAGTGGGCCGACGGCGCCAGGGTGCCGGTGGAGGAGCAGGCTCGGCGGGAGCAGCGGCACCGCAGCCTGCTGCGGGTGAGCCACCGCCTGATCGATCTGGCCTGCATCCTGGTGGCGGCGGGCTGGATCCTGATCGACATTCCCGGCATCCGCGCCGCCTCCTCCTCGCTGCTGCTGGCCGGCGGCGCCGTGCTGGGTGGCCTGGCGCTGGTGTTCCAGGGCCTGCTGCGGGACTTCGTCGCCGGCCTCGCCGTGCTGATCGAAGACCGCTACGCCATCGGCGACTGGGTGGAGATTGATGGCCTCGAGGGGGACGTGGTGGATGTGGGTGTGCTGAGCACCCAGCTGCACTGCTTCGACCACCGGGTGGCCGTGGTCCAGAACAGCGCCTTCGACCGGGTGGTCAACCACACCAAGCTGCGCTCCGGGGAGGAGGTGAAGCTGCTGATCTCCCACCGCTGCACCTCCATCGGCCAGGCCCTGGCGGTGGTGGCCGAGGAGCTCGCCCTCTTCCACGCCGACCCCACCTGGGGGCCCCGGCTGCTGGCGCCCCCGCTGCTGCGGGGCGTCAGTGCCACGGGCCCGCTGGGCATCACCGTGAGCGTCCTGCTCACCACGGTGACCGGCGAGCAGTGGGCCTGCGCCCGTGAGCTGCAGGGGCGTCTGGTGGCCCGCTTCCAGCGGGAGGGGATCCCCCTGGCCGATGGCCTGGAGCTGGTCGGGCGGGGCTGA
- a CDS encoding nucleoside deaminase, producing the protein MASTMAEHETFIRQAIQLSRKAAIDYGTGGAFGAVIVKEGVVISQGMNRVVASHDPTWHGEMEAIRLACITLQSFKLPGCILYTSAEPCPMCMATCYWAGIEEVYYAATVEDALEYGDFDDRPIYEQLALPKEKRSIRLHQILREEAVEVWKAYQARPDRVRY; encoded by the coding sequence ATGGCTTCAACGATGGCGGAACACGAAACCTTCATCCGCCAGGCCATCCAGCTGTCGCGAAAAGCCGCCATCGATTACGGCACCGGCGGAGCCTTCGGCGCGGTGATCGTCAAGGAGGGGGTGGTCATCTCCCAGGGGATGAACCGGGTCGTGGCGAGCCACGATCCCACCTGGCACGGGGAAATGGAGGCGATCCGGCTGGCCTGCATCACCCTGCAGAGTTTCAAGCTGCCCGGCTGCATTCTCTATACCTCCGCCGAGCCCTGTCCGATGTGCATGGCCACCTGCTACTGGGCCGGCATCGAGGAGGTTTACTACGCAGCCACCGTGGAAGATGCCCTCGAATACGGTGATTTCGATGATCGCCCGATCTACGAGCAGCTCGCCCTGCCCAAGGAGAAGCGCTCCATCCGGCTTCACCAGATTTTGAGGGAGGAGGCGGTGGAGGTCTGGAAGGCCTACCAGGCCAGACCCGACCGCGTCCGCTACTGA
- a CDS encoding ATP-binding cassette domain-containing protein, translating to MAAGPPTAVLALRGICVRGRGRPRLEDVDLSLAPGERVALLGASGAGKSTLLAVANGLLAPAAGTVLWEGQPPARSRRGRRRQQARIGTLWQDLRLIEELTVQQNLNAARLARWGWPRALLNLLLPLDSDACAAALRAMDLDPALLEQPVTALSGGQRQRVAMARLLRQEPTLLLADEPLASLDPRLAGELLALLLAQAAAPRALLLSLHRPDLLKGFDRAVGLKDGRVLFDGPVAQVNAALLADLYGGTPPGAPP from the coding sequence ATGGCCGCCGGCCCCCCCACCGCCGTGCTCGCGCTGCGGGGCATTTGTGTCCGCGGCCGCGGGCGGCCCCGGCTGGAGGACGTCGACCTGAGCCTGGCCCCCGGTGAGCGGGTGGCGTTGCTGGGGGCCAGCGGCGCCGGCAAGAGCACCCTGCTGGCGGTGGCCAACGGCCTGCTGGCGCCGGCGGCGGGCACGGTGCTCTGGGAGGGCCAGCCCCCCGCCCGCTCCCGCCGCGGCCGGCGCCGCCAGCAGGCCCGCATCGGCACCCTCTGGCAGGACCTGCGTCTGATCGAGGAGCTGACCGTCCAGCAGAACCTCAACGCCGCCCGCCTGGCCCGCTGGGGCTGGCCCCGGGCCCTGCTCAACCTGCTGCTGCCGCTGGACAGCGACGCCTGCGCGGCGGCCCTGCGGGCGATGGATCTGGATCCGGCCCTGCTGGAGCAACCGGTGACGGCCCTCTCCGGCGGCCAGCGCCAGCGGGTGGCGATGGCCCGGCTGCTGCGCCAGGAGCCCACCCTGCTGCTGGCCGATGAGCCGCTCGCCAGCCTCGATCCGCGCCTGGCCGGCGAGCTGCTGGCCCTGCTGCTGGCCCAGGCGGCGGCCCCCCGGGCCCTGCTGCTGAGCCTGCACCGCCCCGACCTGCTCAAGGGCTTCGATCGGGCCGTGGGCCTCAAGGACGGCCGGGTGCTGTTCGACGGGCCGGTGGCTCAGGTGAACGCCGCCCTGCTGGCGGACCTCTACGGGGGCACCCCGCCCGGCGCGCCCCCTTGA
- a CDS encoding cation diffusion facilitator family transporter, protein MPFASPRSYILLSVAAAVATIVLKTAAWRYTGSVGLLSDAMESGVNLVAALGAFWALSLAAKPADRTHHYGHFKAEYFSSGLESVLIVLAALAIIHAAVGRLQAPEPLEQLGLGMALSLVATLLNGVVAWVLLRASRHFHSITLRADAHHLFTDVWTSAGVLLGIGLVKLTGLTILDPIIAIAVALNITLTGWNLLRETATGLLDRSLPSDEQEKLEALLASHESEQIRFHALRTRVAGSRRFVALHVLVPGHWTVQAGHDLCERLEEEIAIALPRSDVLTHLEPIEDPRAWDDQGFRWEEG, encoded by the coding sequence ATGCCCTTCGCGTCCCCCCGCTCCTACATCCTCCTGTCGGTGGCGGCCGCGGTGGCCACCATCGTGCTGAAGACGGCGGCCTGGCGATACACCGGATCGGTGGGCCTGCTCTCGGACGCGATGGAATCCGGGGTGAACCTGGTGGCCGCCCTGGGGGCCTTCTGGGCCCTGAGCCTGGCCGCCAAGCCCGCCGACCGCACCCATCACTACGGCCACTTCAAGGCCGAGTACTTCTCCAGCGGCCTGGAGAGCGTGCTGATCGTGCTGGCGGCCCTGGCGATCATCCACGCCGCCGTGGGGCGGTTGCAGGCTCCTGAGCCCCTGGAGCAGCTGGGGCTGGGCATGGCCCTCTCCCTGGTGGCGACGCTGCTCAACGGCGTGGTGGCCTGGGTGCTGCTGCGGGCCTCCCGCCACTTCCACTCGATCACCCTGCGGGCCGACGCCCACCATCTGTTCACCGACGTCTGGACCTCCGCCGGCGTGCTGCTGGGCATCGGCCTGGTGAAGCTCACCGGCCTGACGATCCTCGACCCGATCATCGCCATCGCCGTGGCGCTCAACATCACCCTCACCGGCTGGAATCTGCTGAGGGAGACGGCCACCGGCCTGCTGGACCGCTCGCTGCCCAGCGACGAACAGGAAAAGCTGGAGGCGCTGCTGGCCTCCCATGAATCGGAGCAGATCCGCTTCCATGCCCTGCGCACCCGGGTGGCCGGATCGCGCCGCTTCGTCGCCCTGCACGTGCTGGTGCCGGGCCACTGGACCGTGCAGGCCGGCCATGACCTCTGCGAGCGGCTGGAAGAGGAGATCGCCATCGCCCTGCCCCGCAGCGATGTGCTGACCCACCTCGAACCGATCGAGGACCCCAGGGCCTGGGATGACCAGGGGTTCCGCTGGGAGGAGGGTTGA
- a CDS encoding amidohydrolase, whose protein sequence is MAQTSTSTSGSADVILRGGPIVTVNDRQPKAEAVAVRNGTILAVGDDKAVLKLKGPNTKVINLGGKTLMPGFIDGHAHAQQFGTQAVGANLLAPPDGAVNTMDDLVARLKTFAAGPDVGLTGWIFGVGYDDALLGRHPTRSDLDKVSTTVPVMATHISGHFAAVNTLGLKMIGFNASTPNPEGGVIRREADGKTPNGVLEELAAMPYMVRFLTPTTQKGKDYFLKRGLEMAKSYGYTTTNEGRMFGSMNSDMESVAKRGLVDIDFIGWMDYSNRAELDRAFSKTYSNRYRLGGLKITLDGSPQGRTAWRTVPYLIPPDGQKPGYKGYPAIPDTKQVQAYLDEAYAKGWPVKVHTNGDAAIDQLFAALRPVVAKYGVKPGQTILVHGQFIRPDQVKELKSLGIFPSMFPMHTFYWGDWYKQIVGPEQAARISPMRSILTSGLHATSHTDAPVALPNLMQVAWATVNRTSRSETVIGPDERVTPYEAMKMITLWGAEQFGEQATKGSIEPGKLADLVILSDNPLTLDPMKINKIVVLETIKNGKTVYKRGQ, encoded by the coding sequence TTGGCCCAGACCAGCACCAGCACCAGCGGCAGCGCCGATGTGATCCTTCGGGGCGGGCCGATCGTCACGGTCAACGATCGTCAGCCCAAGGCAGAGGCCGTGGCGGTCAGGAACGGGACCATCCTCGCGGTCGGCGACGACAAGGCTGTCTTGAAGCTGAAGGGACCCAACACCAAGGTGATCAACCTCGGTGGCAAGACCCTGATGCCCGGCTTCATCGATGGCCATGCCCACGCCCAGCAGTTCGGCACCCAGGCCGTCGGCGCCAACCTGCTCGCCCCTCCGGACGGCGCGGTCAACACCATGGACGATCTCGTGGCAAGACTGAAAACCTTCGCCGCCGGACCCGACGTGGGGCTGACCGGTTGGATCTTCGGTGTCGGCTATGACGATGCCCTGCTCGGCCGACATCCCACCCGCTCAGACCTCGACAAGGTCTCGACCACCGTTCCGGTGATGGCAACCCACATCTCGGGTCATTTCGCGGCGGTCAACACGCTTGGCTTGAAGATGATTGGTTTCAACGCCAGCACGCCCAACCCCGAAGGTGGCGTCATCCGCCGCGAGGCCGACGGCAAAACCCCGAACGGCGTGCTGGAGGAGCTTGCAGCCATGCCCTACATGGTCAGGTTCCTCACGCCCACGACCCAAAAGGGCAAGGACTATTTCCTCAAACGTGGGCTGGAGATGGCCAAGAGCTATGGCTACACCACCACCAACGAAGGTCGCATGTTCGGCTCCATGAACAGCGACATGGAGAGTGTGGCAAAGCGCGGTCTTGTCGATATCGACTTCATCGGTTGGATGGACTACTCCAACCGCGCTGAGCTCGATAGAGCGTTCAGCAAGACCTATTCCAACCGCTATCGGCTAGGGGGCCTGAAGATCACTCTCGACGGCTCGCCCCAGGGCCGCACCGCCTGGCGCACTGTTCCCTACCTCATCCCCCCTGATGGCCAGAAGCCTGGCTACAAAGGCTATCCCGCCATCCCCGACACCAAGCAGGTCCAGGCCTATCTCGATGAGGCCTATGCCAAGGGTTGGCCGGTCAAGGTCCACACCAACGGCGATGCCGCCATCGATCAGCTGTTCGCGGCGCTGCGTCCGGTGGTCGCCAAGTATGGCGTCAAGCCCGGTCAGACGATCCTGGTTCACGGCCAGTTCATCCGCCCGGATCAGGTGAAAGAGCTGAAATCGCTCGGCATCTTCCCTTCAATGTTCCCTATGCACACGTTTTACTGGGGCGACTGGTACAAGCAGATCGTCGGCCCGGAACAGGCTGCCCGGATCTCGCCCATGCGCTCGATCCTGACATCGGGTTTGCACGCGACCAGCCACACCGACGCACCGGTTGCGCTTCCCAACCTGATGCAAGTCGCGTGGGCAACCGTGAATCGCACGTCACGCTCGGAAACAGTCATTGGCCCCGACGAGCGCGTGACCCCTTACGAGGCGATGAAAATGATCACCCTCTGGGGCGCCGAGCAGTTCGGCGAACAGGCGACCAAGGGCTCCATCGAGCCTGGCAAATTGGCCGACCTGGTGATCCTCTCCGATAACCCCCTCACGCTTGACCCGATGAAGATCAACAAGATCGTCGTGCTGGAGACCATCAAGAATGGGAAGACTGTGTACAAGCGAGGACAATGA
- a CDS encoding ABC transporter permease, with the protein MKPAPPLLMLLPALVLVPLAVLLPPLVHGGGWELIGAFALAAVTPSLDPVVLASLLKGLAVTAGMALLGWAGSLVLGLLLGVASSRIVWRTLTGSGVPAELIRRLLALPRAIHELIWGLLLLQLVGLQPAVAVLAIALPFGALVARVLSDLLDALPTSGLEALRAAGAPAPAALLTALGPALLPGVLSYGGYRLECALRSATLLGVFGLGGLGTDLKLTLQSLEFHELWSGLWLLLAVMLALEGAISLLRRRWLLPGRFALARRGVGERSREMLLVLAALLPLCVLVGRGLGVDPAALLSWQPLPGLGGGDWAATAALPWPRLVGGTLLLTALAASMAVGLAPLLLLVVAPVGWARQGLRLLWALGRLWPPPLTALLLLFVLEPGVITAALALGFHNLGVLGRLLLESADATDPAVEEALVCGGSGQRLALLYGRFSALARPYLAYGAYRADVILRESVVVGLVGATGLGSQLLESLSSFAWDQLLALVAVYALLTLVGEDLSDRARHRWLRVA; encoded by the coding sequence TTGAAGCCGGCCCCGCCGCTGCTGATGCTGCTGCCGGCCCTGGTGCTGGTGCCCCTGGCCGTCCTGCTGCCGCCGCTGGTGCACGGGGGTGGCTGGGAGCTGATCGGCGCCTTTGCGCTGGCGGCGGTGACCCCCTCGCTGGATCCGGTGGTGCTGGCGTCGCTGCTGAAGGGTCTGGCGGTGACGGCCGGCATGGCCCTGCTGGGCTGGGCCGGCAGCCTGGTGCTCGGCCTGCTGCTGGGCGTGGCCAGCTCCCGCATCGTGTGGCGCACCCTGACGGGCAGCGGCGTGCCGGCGGAGCTGATCCGTCGCCTGCTGGCCCTGCCCCGGGCGATCCACGAGCTGATCTGGGGGCTGCTGCTGCTCCAGCTGGTGGGGCTGCAGCCGGCAGTGGCGGTGCTGGCGATCGCCCTGCCCTTCGGTGCCCTGGTGGCCCGGGTGCTCTCCGACCTGCTCGATGCCCTGCCCACCAGCGGCCTGGAGGCCCTGCGGGCGGCGGGCGCCCCGGCCCCGGCGGCCCTGCTCACGGCCCTGGGGCCGGCCCTGCTGCCGGGGGTGCTCAGCTACGGCGGCTACCGGCTGGAGTGCGCCCTGCGCAGCGCCACCCTGCTGGGGGTGTTCGGCCTCGGGGGCCTGGGCACCGACCTCAAGCTCACGCTGCAGTCGCTGGAGTTCCATGAACTCTGGAGCGGCCTCTGGCTGCTGCTGGCGGTGATGCTGGCCCTGGAGGGGGCCATCAGCCTGCTGCGGCGGCGCTGGCTGCTGCCCGGCCGGTTCGCGCTGGCCCGGCGGGGGGTGGGCGAACGCAGCCGCGAGATGCTGCTGGTGCTGGCGGCCCTGCTGCCCCTCTGCGTCCTGGTGGGGCGCGGCCTGGGGGTGGACCCGGCGGCCCTGCTCAGCTGGCAGCCCCTGCCGGGCCTGGGCGGCGGCGACTGGGCCGCCACCGCGGCCCTGCCCTGGCCGCGGCTGGTGGGCGGCACCCTGCTGCTCACCGCCCTGGCGGCCAGCATGGCGGTGGGGCTGGCGCCGCTGCTCCTGCTCGTGGTGGCTCCGGTGGGCTGGGCCCGGCAGGGGCTGCGGCTGCTGTGGGCCCTGGGGCGGCTGTGGCCGCCGCCCCTCACGGCCCTGCTGCTGCTGTTCGTGCTGGAGCCTGGGGTGATCACCGCCGCCCTGGCCCTGGGGTTCCACAACCTGGGGGTGCTGGGCCGGTTGCTGCTGGAGAGTGCCGACGCCACCGACCCGGCCGTCGAGGAGGCCCTGGTCTGCGGCGGCAGCGGGCAGCGGCTGGCCCTGCTCTACGGCCGCTTCAGCGCCCTGGCCAGGCCCTACCTGGCCTACGGCGCCTATCGGGCCGATGTGATCCTGCGGGAGTCGGTGGTGGTGGGCCTGGTGGGGGCGACCGGGCTGGGCAGCCAGCTGCTGGAAAGCCTCAGCTCCTTCGCCTGGGACCAGCTGCTGGCGCTGGTGGCGGTCTATGCCCTGCTCACCCTGGTCGGCGAGGACCTCAGCGACCGGGCGCGCCACCGCTGGTTGCGGGTGGCCTGA
- a CDS encoding DoxX family protein encodes MTSSTGSRPSLLDGIARVLLCLVFLHAVIGKLTGFAGVAGMMAGRGLPLAPVLLAAAMALMAVGSVLVISGIRVRLGAILLLLFLVPTTLIFHNDVSDPQERIALLKNLSIMGGLLLVAERPSA; translated from the coding sequence ATGACCTCCTCCACCGGCTCGAGACCCTCCCTCCTCGATGGCATCGCGCGGGTGCTGCTGTGCCTGGTGTTCCTCCATGCGGTGATCGGCAAGCTGACGGGCTTCGCCGGCGTGGCCGGGATGATGGCCGGCCGGGGCCTGCCGCTCGCGCCGGTGCTGCTGGCGGCGGCCATGGCGCTGATGGCCGTGGGTTCGGTGCTGGTGATCAGCGGCATCCGGGTGCGGCTCGGGGCGATCCTGCTGCTGCTGTTCCTGGTGCCCACCACCTTGATCTTCCACAACGATGTGAGTGACCCCCAGGAGCGGATCGCGCTGTTGAAGAACCTCTCGATCATGGGGGGCCTGCTGCTGGTGGCCGAACGTCCCTCGGCCTGA
- a CDS encoding DUF6970 domain-containing protein, whose amino-acid sequence MWRYGCRGQEVYDVPPQCCDQTSVLFDAEGRVIDAPDGQLQTIGQGDLLLRQRLIDAARWQAELPRSSTRNPSSVLPALEYNHVRAQICPVKAIHLSPVTPRQLQSRPSE is encoded by the coding sequence GTGTGGCGCTACGGCTGCCGGGGCCAGGAGGTGTACGACGTGCCGCCCCAGTGCTGCGATCAGACCAGCGTGCTCTTCGATGCCGAGGGCAGGGTGATCGACGCCCCGGATGGCCAGCTCCAGACCATCGGCCAGGGGGATCTGCTCCTGCGCCAGCGGTTGATCGACGCAGCGCGCTGGCAGGCCGAACTCCCCAGGAGCTCTACAAGGAATCCGAGTTCTGTTCTTCCCGCCCTGGAATATAACCATGTCAGAGCCCAGATCTGTCCAGTAAAAGCCATCCACCTCAGTCCAGTCACACCACGGCAGTTGCAAAGTCGCCCAAGCGAATAG
- the moaB gene encoding molybdenum cofactor biosynthesis protein B, with product MSLSIALLTVSDSRSLADDPSGDALQQRLEAAGHRLAQRTLVPDDRYRIRAELSRWIADPAVQVVISSGGTGLTGRDGTPEAVAPLLDKTIEGFGELFRVLSFETIGTSTLQSRALAGVANGTVVFVLPGSLDAVSTAWDRLIRAQLDASTRPCNLVQLLPRLTESADQAP from the coding sequence TTGAGCCTTTCCATCGCCCTGCTCACGGTCTCCGACAGCCGCAGCCTCGCCGACGACCCCTCGGGCGATGCCCTGCAGCAGCGGCTGGAGGCGGCCGGCCACCGGCTGGCGCAGCGCACCCTGGTGCCCGACGACCGCTACCGCATCCGCGCCGAGCTGAGCCGCTGGATCGCCGATCCCGCCGTGCAGGTGGTGATCAGCTCCGGCGGCACCGGCCTCACCGGTCGCGACGGCACCCCGGAGGCGGTGGCGCCCCTGCTCGACAAGACCATCGAGGGCTTCGGCGAGCTGTTCCGGGTGCTGTCCTTTGAGACGATCGGCACCAGCACCCTGCAAAGCCGTGCCCTGGCCGGGGTGGCCAACGGCACCGTGGTGTTCGTGCTGCCCGGCTCCCTCGATGCGGTGTCCACCGCCTGGGACCGGCTGATCCGCGCCCAGCTCGACGCCAGCACCCGCCCCTGCAACCTGGTGCAGCTGCTGCCGCGGCTCACCGAATCTGCCGATCAGGCGCCGTGA